One window of the Actinomyces wuliandei genome contains the following:
- a CDS encoding DUF418 domain-containing protein, producing the protein MRVTTSFTRGVRYPAPDVARGFMLLLIAVANVPVWAGTVFGQPDPSAQGLQGGQISSVDSAWVFVRALVVDHRSYPLFAMLFGFGLVTMVNRRVASGARTYLDSVTGGQPDLATPAQVAWAQEQATVDARRLVRRRGWWMILFGAVHGIFFFGDIIGTYGLIAVVFAGWLTRKRWRDALIVGLVIAALCALAMLYAGWIMTGGLEQLGVDMDSAEVQAGTDVLASIPWFISNIMMWAGGTVSAVFLSMAVPAAFIGARLADTDLLSHPERHRSRLVTVGAAGMGIGVLGALHSGLVGAGWAQPFLLDEAATYVTGLAGACGWLALLALYAGGPTPDGTLHGLRRMASAVGRRSMTAYLSQTVLFLLIFVVVPAVLGTELVVGPATAGMIAVAVWLVTVVVCVLLENAGRPGPFEVALRTAVARSARPRAAVPAPGQEAWSPAGAVGA; encoded by the coding sequence ATGAGAGTGACGACATCCTTCACACGCGGTGTGCGCTATCCAGCACCTGACGTGGCGCGCGGGTTCATGCTCCTGCTCATCGCGGTCGCCAACGTGCCCGTCTGGGCGGGGACTGTCTTTGGCCAGCCGGACCCCAGTGCCCAGGGCCTCCAGGGCGGGCAGATCTCCTCGGTGGACTCCGCGTGGGTTTTTGTCCGGGCACTGGTGGTCGACCACCGCTCCTACCCGCTGTTTGCCATGCTCTTCGGGTTCGGCCTGGTCACCATGGTCAACCGTCGGGTCGCCTCCGGTGCCCGGACCTACCTGGACTCCGTCACCGGGGGCCAGCCGGACCTGGCCACGCCCGCCCAGGTGGCGTGGGCGCAGGAGCAGGCTACGGTGGACGCGCGCCGTCTTGTGCGCCGCCGGGGCTGGTGGATGATCCTGTTCGGCGCTGTCCACGGCATCTTCTTCTTTGGTGACATCATCGGGACCTACGGGCTCATCGCCGTCGTCTTTGCCGGCTGGCTGACCCGCAAGCGCTGGAGGGACGCGCTCATTGTCGGTCTGGTCATCGCGGCCCTGTGCGCGCTGGCCATGCTCTACGCGGGCTGGATCATGACGGGTGGGCTCGAGCAGCTGGGCGTGGACATGGACAGTGCCGAGGTCCAGGCTGGCACCGACGTCCTGGCGAGCATCCCCTGGTTTATCAGTAATATCATGATGTGGGCCGGGGGCACCGTGTCTGCCGTCTTCCTCTCCATGGCGGTTCCGGCGGCCTTCATCGGTGCCCGCCTGGCCGACACCGACCTGCTGTCCCACCCCGAGCGCCACCGCAGCAGGCTCGTGACCGTCGGCGCGGCTGGTATGGGGATCGGCGTCCTGGGCGCGCTGCACTCGGGGCTGGTTGGCGCGGGGTGGGCGCAGCCCTTCCTCCTGGACGAGGCCGCGACCTACGTGACCGGCCTGGCCGGTGCCTGCGGCTGGCTGGCCCTGCTGGCGCTCTACGCTGGCGGCCCCACTCCTGACGGGACCCTGCACGGCCTGCGGCGCATGGCCTCGGCGGTGGGGCGACGCTCCATGACCGCCTACCTGAGCCAGACGGTCCTCTTCCTCCTCATCTTCGTGGTGGTGCCTGCGGTGCTGGGCACCGAGCTGGTGGTGGGGCCAGCCACTGCGGGCATGATCGCCGTCGCCGTGTGGCTGGTGACCGTGGTGGTCTGCGTGCTGCTGGAGAACGCGGGACGTCCTGGCCCCTTTGAGGTCGCCCTGCGTACCGCCGTGGCGCGCAGCGCGCGGCCCCGGGCTGCTGTCCCGGCACCCGGGCAGGAGGCGTGGTCTCCCGCCGGGGCGGTCGGAGCCTGA
- a CDS encoding DUF4282 domain-containing protein has product MTQPTNPDHPHDNQPDSNPPHDQQPDAGAQGAPGASSAPQASGSQPPQQPYPGAPGTPGAYSAPQPSGPSAPSGASAAYGAAPYGAAPYAAAPYAAAPAAPGQPGQAYPGYGAPAARSGGFFASLFDISFTRYVTITWARVVYVLWIIMVVAMWLICAVAIGSGGGSRGGYHGYGSYAASHAAFNPGAFLLALVLGLIPAFLHILGARMVLEFIVAVIRTENNTRWLRGPQS; this is encoded by the coding sequence ATGACTCAGCCGACGAACCCGGACCACCCCCACGACAACCAGCCTGACAGCAACCCGCCTCACGACCAGCAGCCGGACGCCGGGGCGCAGGGCGCACCGGGTGCGAGCAGCGCCCCGCAGGCCTCTGGCTCCCAGCCCCCGCAGCAGCCGTACCCCGGTGCCCCGGGGACGCCGGGCGCCTACAGCGCCCCGCAGCCCTCGGGTCCCTCCGCCCCCTCGGGCGCCTCTGCCGCCTACGGTGCTGCCCCCTACGGTGCTGCCCCCTACGCTGCTGCCCCCTACGCTGCTGCCCCGGCAGCTCCCGGTCAGCCCGGCCAGGCCTACCCCGGCTACGGCGCCCCGGCTGCGCGGTCGGGGGGCTTCTTCGCCTCACTGTTTGACATAAGCTTCACCCGCTACGTCACTATCACCTGGGCCAGGGTGGTCTACGTCCTGTGGATCATCATGGTGGTCGCCATGTGGCTCATCTGCGCGGTCGCCATCGGCTCTGGCGGGGGGTCTCGCGGGGGCTACCACGGCTACGGCTCCTACGCGGCCTCGCACGCAGCCTTCAACCCGGGAGCCTTCCTCCTGGCACTGGTCCTGGGGCTCATCCCCGCCTTCCTGCACATCCTCGGCGCACGCATGGTCCTGGAGTTCATCGTCGCCGTGATCCGCACGGAGAACAACACTCGCTGGCTGCGCGGGCCTCAGTCCTGA
- a CDS encoding heat shock protein transcriptional repressor HspR, with the protein MTARRRAGQGLGFLARDAQERAVYVVSVAADLAGMHPQTLRQYDRLGLVSPARTRGRGRRYSHRDVERLRRVQALSQEGVNLEGIRRILELEARVEALEADNARYRVREAAVQRIFAAAADGEVQVVPRGPRDRRGSGPRGGSTEDRQPL; encoded by the coding sequence GTGACGGCCCGGCGCCGTGCTGGTCAGGGGCTCGGCTTCCTCGCCCGGGACGCGCAGGAGCGGGCCGTCTACGTGGTCTCGGTGGCTGCGGACCTGGCGGGGATGCACCCCCAGACGCTGCGCCAGTACGACCGCCTCGGACTGGTCAGCCCGGCGCGTACCCGTGGTCGGGGACGGCGCTACTCCCACCGTGACGTCGAGCGTCTGCGGCGTGTCCAGGCCCTCAGCCAGGAGGGGGTCAACCTGGAGGGGATCCGGCGCATCCTGGAGCTGGAGGCCCGTGTCGAGGCGCTGGAGGCGGACAACGCCCGGTACCGGGTCCGGGAGGCCGCTGTGCAGCGGATCTTTGCCGCCGCAGCCGATGGTGAGGTCCAGGTGGTGCCTCGTGGCCCTCGGGACCGCAGAGGCTCGGGTCCTCGGGGCGGCAGCACTGAGGACCGTCAACCTCTCTGA